From Quercus lobata isolate SW786 chromosome 11, ValleyOak3.0 Primary Assembly, whole genome shotgun sequence:
attactttatttcattacttgatttgtcatatttatccaaaaaatatgtatatatctattcttaaaatctaaaaatttattaaaatttatacaatttggtgaagccacttggcgcaaccacggcgtctaagcccaacttttattatatataatatgatatatatatatatatatatttttttttttgtgaaatattAACCATATAGAATTTTTCCTCCTTCAACTAAATGAATAGATTCATCTTTCTCTGATATCATATTTTAATACGATTGAGCAAATTTATTCTATTGGCTTCAAATTAAATGTCTCGACATAATTTGCTTAGTAGTTTATCTTCTTCATAATCAAAGGTTTTAATATGCAACTTTTGCTAATAATTAGCCATGGCAAAACCGGTCAAAATTTGCCGACCCAACCCAAACACAAATTTGTTAagctaaataaaaaagaagttgaCCCATGACCTGACATGTATTTTAGGTCAACTCGATTCAACATGGCTAACCTGTTACCCAACCcatctttttataaataaaaaaataaaaaataaaataaaaaaaaaagttttggtaaaaaagtaataaaattaagACATAGTTGGATTACTTGTTTGTTATGGGCTTTACACTACACAACGTCACAACCTAAACTCAATTGACAAATATAATGCACATAAATTTTACATGAAAATGATACATATATgtcatatagtatataatagtAAGATTTAGATCTTAGAAACTCTGGATGCGCCAACTAGCTCTATTTTCACTGCTACAGGTGGTTAAATTCACATTAATTAGGATAGTTCACTTTAGGTAAACTTTATTATCTAAGTTTCAGcactaaatattattaaaaaaaaaaaattcaagaattttcaaataaaaataaaatttattttaattattttgaccATCTATCATTTATTAATATAATGAGTAATactacaaaaacaaattattttacaacatttttacaaaggGTTTATGTGGCTTTAGCATTTTCTAAAtaattattagtaagtaaaaatataatattagcGGTAGACCTatattagaactagtaagaatttactatatcaataatttgtaaaaatgttataaaataatttgtgaccgTAGTATTACTCTAATATAATTAAACATACAAATTACATGCTATCCTTACACCAAGAAACTCAATATATGTTTGCCTTTCAATTATTTAACCTCTATTAAAGTTTGAAGTGGCTCAAtaaattttgagaatattttttaatatataaatttttttttcatatattattttaaattaatatgagCATCGCATAGGAATACTACTCATACTATTATTATCAAGAAGAGTATACATAATCACAAGAAGAGCATCGCATTgacaagtttttaatttttagtattattatttttttagaattatgtATTAttgttcataaataaatatttattattccttaacatgtgagttgagCATTCATCaacaattccttttttttttttttttttcttcttctttttttgagaaacaaaaattaacgTTCTAGATTACAATGGTTTTAGCTTTAGAAGATAGCACTAGGCATTTAAAATATGGGATATGATTATCTCCTTGTCTTTGTCTCTCCAGCAGAAGCTTGAATGGTGAATCTCATCCCACTGTGTAGAATAGCCTAGACTTCAAATCTTTTCCAACAACTTGCCTGCTGTGTTCTTTTCCTCTTCATCAATCACCAAGTATGGATTCCTCTCAATGGGCTTGAAGTCGAAGAAAATAAACACATAGAAAGCCAAGCTCGCAGCCTCTCTTCTCTTGAGGTATCCCTAACCATGCATATCTATAATTGATCAACATAATACCAAACCCCCACCACAGCCATGTAAAATTGCTTGAACAGTGGTAGATTTTCAAGATTCTTAGCTGCCTTGCCatcttttttggatgcttctcgTAAGCTTTTAATTTACCGACTTATTATTGGGAAGAAAAACTGCCCGACAACACAAAACATCAATCAAATAGACAAATATGGATCCATGTAAACCAATCGTTTGTTAATGGACCTTTATCCTCCTATTTAAACAGCATAAGCTATATACTCCAGAACCTGTGATGGAAGTACAATTATCCAGTTCCTATAAGGACAATGACACTGAAAAGCAGTATACCCTTCAAGAACTAAAAATGCTCAAATGCTACATCCCAACCATGACAAGTACCAGTTTATTTCACGTATATATAGTCGGGGAAAAGCACATATGATCGCAAGTTCCTTGAAGAGAAGTAATGCACTCATAATTATATGGATTTtgttaataattgttttttttttcatgcatgtAAATTGTAAAGACCCATATAATGAAAAAACTTGTACAtatgagaaagaagagaaaatagagcATTGACAAATTGGTTTCGCCGGTAGAAaggaacaacttttcttcataTTGTAAATTGTACATCTCAGTGTGGACGTACATTGACACTCAAATTCTGATTGGCAATTACCAAACATCAAAACATGGTCGGCAGGTTAATCAATGGTAGTGgaaacataaatttttaatttattgattcTAGTTCCAGtcaaacttaaaaatgattGATTTCAGTCACTAAAtgtatgtttggtaactattttttccccttattatctgttttcaaaaataattttctatttttgagactaaaaaacttgtttggtaattcaaaatggacagaaaataaaaactgttttcaaaactcaatttgtggagaaaactaaaaacacacatttaatttaatgaatttgtctcatttaatgagttagcattagagttcaaattctaataacaacatattttagcattttctatttttttttcaaaaaactatctttttaatttcaactaaccaaacatgttttttatttaaaaaatacaagaaaatgattttttctttatatttccaaaagcaagtttttgaaaatagaaaacaaaaattgttaccaaacataacctaaggTTTAAGGTAGTCTATTTTAGTCTCTATCAAACTTATAGTGATCGCATTTAATCCTCAAGGTGTCTAAGAGTGACACGGCATGCTAGTTTTTAGTATGGTCATGCCATTGCTTCATGGGAGATACTTTACAAATGTTGGCAAAATGACTAAAAGCGATCACTTTAAATTATTGGGGATGACAAATgattactttaaattttaaggactaaaatcATTCATAGGTTAAATTTTAGGAACTAATGATTTATTTTgccttttaaaaaaagtgtgtgtgtgtgtgtgagagagagagagagagagaggagagagatggaAGCATTTCTTATTGGATATGCCCTAGTGCACTGgtatttttattgtaaaaaaattactaggccaaaaaagaaaatggtcaGATGTTTATGACAGAGAAGCCGTGTTGGGCTAATCTTCCAACTCTACTAACAATTTGTAGTTTATAAACCACTCAATGGATGTAAATAGAACAAAAGTACTTGTGTAGCATAAGACGTTATTCAATGGACACCCCAAACACTTTCATAGCTTGAAATAGATACTGGAAAATTCACAGTTTGAGATATCTGGAATACAGGCTGTCTTTAAAAATCTAGCCTAAATTACTAAAGAATTGTGTTCGTTCCAACTATATTTCAGAATGTGGAAACATAGTCTAGAACAGTACAAGATGGTTTAatatctaaacaaaaaaaaaaaatcgtaaatCTTCAGAAGAATAAATGAGGTTGGGCATTTATTACCAGTAATCTCCACATGAACAAGTTCCATTCCTAAAATGGTGGAACCTCCTGACATCTCTTAGAATGATCTCCCTGTCTACTATCTTAGATATAAACTTGGTTGCAATATGGCAGTCATTACAAACTCTAAGGTTCTTGGCAACCCTAATGGTAGTTCCAGGAGGGCTGTTAAGGATGCCAAAAGCTATTGCTAGTTTCTCACTGTGCCCACAGAGTATAGTTTCCTTCTCCTCCTCGTCAACGTTATGGAGTACACAAGAGGTGTCAGGCACATAACCTACCTTTCGCATCCTTTCTGACAGGGTTTCAAGAAATCCATGGAGCAGCTTACTTTGTGGGTGTAATACATCCCCAGCCAAAAACTTATGAACCTCATCGCCCAACTCAATCCAGCTACACCCAGGTTCTTTTCTTACTCCCATTTCCTTCATCTTTTTTCGAATCTCCATTGCCTTTCCCCAGAGTCCGGCAGAAGAGTAGATATTAGACAGAAGAACATAGTGGCTAGCTACATTTGGCTCCAAGTGGAAGAGATTGTTTGCTGCAATCTCTCCAATTTCTACGTTATGGTGCATCCGACAAGCACCAAGCAAGCTACTCCAGGCATCTTTTTTGTCAAACTCAGGAGGCATAGTATTGATAAGTTCAAATGCTTCTTCCACCCGACCAGCTCGACCAAGCAAGTCCACAACACAAGCATAGTGGTCTGGTGCAGGTTCAACCTTGTGGTCCTCTTTCATTTGATGGAACAAGTGTAAGCCTTCATTAACCATCCCTGAGTGACTACAAGCTGCAAAAACTGCAATAAACGTAACTTGAGTAGGCCTTAAAATGATGTTCTTTTCTCCTTCTGTGgccaaatttttaaataattcaaagGCTTCCTCCCCTTTCCCATGCATCCCGTAAGCCATGATGAGAACATTCCAGGTAATTACATTCTTGATGGGCATCCGATCAAAAACTCTCCTAGATAAGTTCAAGCAGCCGCATTTTCCATACATGTCAACTAGTGCACTACCAACTGCAACATCAGATGCCAATAAATGTCTGACAGCATAAGCATGGATCTCTTTCCCCTTTGCTAGAGCTGCAAGAACAGAGCAACCTGGCAGAACAGTCATTAGTGTAACTGAATTTGGTTTAAGAATCCTATATTCATCCACACAATCATCATCTCCGTATCTTTCCAGTTCTACCCTTTGCATCTGATTTAGAAGGTTGAGTGCATGATCATGGCGTCCACTAATAACATAACCAGTGATCAATGTGTTCCAAGACACTATATCTCTTTGCTCCATGcagttaaatatatattttgaaatttctatcTTCCCCATCCTGGAGTACATGTCCATAAGTGCATTCTGCACGTACTTATCCCTATCCAAACCCCTCTTTATTACATATCCATGCATACCTTCCGTGTCAGAGAACAGTTCACAGCTTACACAAGCTGGCAACACACTTGACATTGTGGTGGCATTTGGACGAATTCCATCAAGTGCTACCATTTGAAAGAAGAGGTTCAAGGCCTTCTCATCATGCTCATTTTGTGCATAACCGGTAATCATAGCATTAAAAATTGCAATATTCCGCTCTAAGATTCCATCAAAAACTTGGCGACCACTTTCAACTTGTTGACAGTTACAATACATGTCAACCAAAGCACAGCCCACAAAAGAATTCTCAACTAAATCAGTATTTTTCAATGCATAAGCATGAATTTCCTTCCCTCTGTCTAACATCTCCAAATGAGAGCAGGCAGGAAGTACGCTTGCAAAGGTGACCCCATCAGGTACAATTCCTTTGAGAACCATGAGACGCAAGAACAATAAAGCCTTTAAAAATTGATCATTTTGAGATAATAAACTTATCATAGTATTCCATGAAACCAAATCACGGTCCTCAAATAACTCAAATAAAGATCTCGAGTCATCAACCTTTCCAAGCTTAGCATACATAGACATCAATGCATTGTTTGTATACGTTCTCCAATTACCCGTTCTCAAACTATAAGCATGAACTTGCTTACCAAGCCGCAAACCATCATGTTTATGCAAATTCGAACAAGCAAGAGCCACACTTACCAATGTAAACGAACTAGGCACCACATTCTCAAACAACATTAACCGAAATGCCTCCAAAGCAAGCTCCCACTCCTGAAACCGACACAAGGCAGAAATGGCAGAGTTCCAAGAAACTTGGTCCCTCTCAGTAATTCTCTCGAACACCTTGTATACGTCCCCGACATCCCCACATTTCCCATACACATTAACAAGGGAATTGGCCACGGTAACCCAGGAGGAAGCGTACCCAAACTTGAAGACATGGGCATGGATCTGTTTCCCCAAATTCAAGTCCTGAAGACCCACCACGGCTTTGAGGACCGCCGGGAAAGCAAAGTTATCCGGTGGAATACCCAGTTGAGTCATTTGGATGTACGTCAGAATGGCTTCCAGAAAAAGATTGGACCGAGCTTGGAAGCGAAGGGATTCGACCCATGAGTCCTGAGAGCGTGATTCAGACAAGGGTTTCGCAGAgaaagtggtggtggtggtggtgatggggGTGAGAGTAGTAGTGGTGAGAGGCTGAGAATGGACAGTGTGGCGGTCAGACTGGAGGGAAGGCAGTGTGAAACTACGTGAAGAGAATGGAAGAGTGAGAGGAGAAAGTGGTTGAATAGTGTAGCAAGACATCTGACTCTGGTACTGGTTGATGGTAGTTATTACAGTTGAGATGTTAACATACTAATTATTTTATGAGATTTTGGGCTTCCtctagtttgtttgtttgtttgatatatatatatatatatacacacacaccaaTCATGAAGTAACttttttgttcttgaaattTGAAGTTGTTTTTATTATGGTATTTGGTAGGGCaatcatttttcaaatttgatttcattATATTTAACTTTCTGTTCCTTTATATTTGATCTTGTTTTCATATTGATATTGTtatccatttttattattaatttgatggTTAAGTATCCTTTatgttttttctattaaaaaaaaaaaatgtcatttatGTTTGACTATTTCTTGAATGGTTCTAAAATGTTttgtaagttaaaaaaaaaaaaaaaaaaagcgtatTTTGGACAATCAAATTACTAACGAAAATGAAAAACATAGCTAAAATGAAACATAATCAAATATGAAAATTCATAATGAAATTGGCCTCAAACTTTTTCCATATACGTTTTAAGTGGAGGAGTGTCATTTTAATCATAAACTTTTTCCATTAAAAGTATTACTTAATGTTATTGAGTTACAAGACACTTAACAATCATCTCCTCCATTtggtttaaattgaaaaaatacatTTCTAGTTgagttttttcataaatttaatgCATTGTATGGTTGggcttgatttttaaaattttcattctaaTTGTTACGTGGCTATGTACTATGAATTTCCTATATATCTTATTCTAGATTTACTCTCTGTgttctaattaattaattaatattgtttttttttttttggttgaattagGGATTTGACTTTAAATTTTGTCTGCATCCAATAGAATCTTTAGAATTTATCAACTATTCTCTGGCATCGCAGCTTCGCAGTTACGTCTTTTGCGTAATCTAGCCTTGTATCAAAATGACATTTGCTCCTCTCCAGCCCAACGATTGTGGGTGCAAGCGCATGTGACACAGCTTTTTGGGTGCATCACAGTACATGTCATCATATTAACACAGAGGCAGCAACATCATACCGTTACAGGCATGACATCAATCGAGCACATTTACATCCAAAGCATTGCATACAAGCATTCATTATCTAGAGAAACAAGTTATCATGTCAAAAGATGTATATTCATACTcatatgcatgacttacctaCCTTAAACACACTCTCTTAAACAATGAGGAATAATTAcctaccttaattttttttaaggaacaaacacacacaagtaAAATACATGTATActtctttgttaaaaaatacaCTAACTAAAGCTTATTAGACACACTTACCACACTTTCTTTTTGTGGACATTTCCATTTCTTTGTTCAACTTGATATATCTTAAGCTTTTTTGGTCTGTCTTGATTTGCAATAAACTTTCAAGGGAatgatttttctaaatttttgcGTAGGAAGCACATCCTTGTGAAGATTGACACTATAGTCTAATCTTGTGGGTTGTATGTTGAGTAAACCATTTTCATTGAGTCAAATATACCGTAAAACAGAATAATTTTGGGAAACACAGAAGTACTCGAATCATGAACATATGCTTACTGCTTAGccaaagaaaaggagaaaataaaaagaaccaaaaagatCAAGAAATTTTAGACAAGAAAAACCACACAGTgctattctttttctcttcatcatcatccatgTACGAACGTGTGGAAAAATCTTACGTACCAACTTGTCAGATGTCAAAAATAGCTGCAAACATACCACATacaaatctaaaaataattccaagaTCACTCAACGACAAACACCTGATGAGTTGATTGGTTGTTCCTCATCAACCATCAATTTCCCTCTTCTTATATTCAGAAGACTCTGATTTCTCTCACTAATTCAGTTGACTTCCATAACTTTGTGTGGTATTCATAGTTGTTGAAACAGGTAGATATGGCACGAGAATATTACCaacttgtaataaaaaaataaaaataaactgagaACAGAACAACACAATAAATGGACACTACaaattctttcctttcttttccatcCCAATGGATGTATCTTTTCCTTCCACTCCTCTAATAAAAAACTCACAACTCAGTAATGAAAGTAGTCTGATCAATGGCAAGATCCCTTATGGGCAGGAAAAGGCTGAAGCTTTCTCCAATGCTCTAGTTAATCAACAGAAACCAATTTCAAAATTCTAGAGGAAAAGGGAAATATCACCACCTTCAATTTGAACCAAAAGCTGGATTTTGTTTTCCTGGGTTCTGAATAACTTCTTCTAGAGAACATTGGTGGAAGAAAGCTTTGCTGTTCATTTTTTCCTTGCGAAATTATTTTCGAAGGGCAACAATACTTTTCTGCAGGGGGCACTCCTGATTTCCTTACACTGATGAacataaaaacaagaaattCATACAAACAAGGGACTTGTTTACGATATAATTAAACAAGGTAACacatttct
This genomic window contains:
- the LOC115967255 gene encoding pentatricopeptide repeat-containing protein At3g57430, chloroplastic; amino-acid sequence: MSCYTIQPLSPLTLPFSSRSFTLPSLQSDRHTVHSQPLTTTTLTPITTTTTTFSAKPLSESRSQDSWVESLRFQARSNLFLEAILTYIQMTQLGIPPDNFAFPAVLKAVVGLQDLNLGKQIHAHVFKFGYASSWVTVANSLVNVYGKCGDVGDVYKVFERITERDQVSWNSAISALCRFQEWELALEAFRLMLFENVVPSSFTLVSVALACSNLHKHDGLRLGKQVHAYSLRTGNWRTYTNNALMSMYAKLGKVDDSRSLFELFEDRDLVSWNTMISLLSQNDQFLKALLFLRLMVLKGIVPDGVTFASVLPACSHLEMLDRGKEIHAYALKNTDLVENSFVGCALVDMYCNCQQVESGRQVFDGILERNIAIFNAMITGYAQNEHDEKALNLFFQMVALDGIRPNATTMSSVLPACVSCELFSDTEGMHGYVIKRGLDRDKYVQNALMDMYSRMGKIEISKYIFNCMEQRDIVSWNTLITGYVISGRHDHALNLLNQMQRVELERYGDDDCVDEYRILKPNSVTLMTVLPGCSVLAALAKGKEIHAYAVRHLLASDVAVGSALVDMYGKCGCLNLSRRVFDRMPIKNVITWNVLIMAYGMHGKGEEAFELFKNLATEGEKNIILRPTQVTFIAVFAACSHSGMVNEGLHLFHQMKEDHKVEPAPDHYACVVDLLGRAGRVEEAFELINTMPPEFDKKDAWSSLLGACRMHHNVEIGEIAANNLFHLEPNVASHYVLLSNIYSSAGLWGKAMEIRKKMKEMGVRKEPGCSWIELGDEVHKFLAGDVLHPQSKLLHGFLETLSERMRKVGYVPDTSCVLHNVDEEEKETILCGHSEKLAIAFGILNSPPGTTIRVAKNLRVCNDCHIATKFISKIVDREIILRDVRRFHHFRNGTCSCGDYW